Within the Echinicola sp. 20G genome, the region CTTTAAAGATTTGATCTATTTGCTCAGCTGGCCCCATGCACATGACTTTATGGGCGCCGGCCTTTCTGCTGTTCCAGTCATCATGAACTTCTTGCCAAGGGCGAATCAAGGGTTTAACTTTTGTGCTGGTGATTTCTCGGTCAGTCCAAAAATCTTCTTGGGGGGCATACCATTCATCTTCATGATAGACACTGACATGGATGTCTGTTCCAGCAGCCAAATCAGCAATATGATGGCAAATATCCAATGGGATTTTGACCGTATCCAATAACTCGAAATGATCCTCTGCGCCATTGAAATGGATCACATATCCTCCATTATAACAAATCATGGGGTTTTTGAGCCTATCCATGGTAGCTTGTAAATGTCTCATGGCACTGGGCATTCTAGAAGAGGCCAATATGACCGGAAAATCCTCAGGAAGCCGTTTTATGGCTTTGATGGTTCTTTCAGAGATTTCTCTGTTTTTGTTCAATAAAGTACCGTCAATATCGGTACATATTGCTTTGATGTTCATGAATTAACTTGTTCAATATTTTTATGAAAAACCGAAATCACTGGCCCTGTGTCCGCTTGAAAAGAAGCTGAACCCAACCAAACTTATAAACAGGAAAGTAAGCACTACAGCGATAGCATAAACAATTAAAGCCGCTTTGGCATAATTGGCTTTGCTTTCAGGTGTGTTTTTGTCCACTGCCCAGACAATAAGCATGATAAAACCAATAAATGGGATGCTGGTGACTATCAGGGTGATGATCCAGTCTCCTACTGAAATTGGGGGCTGGTAGTTGGATTGGGGAGCATTATAATTCATATTTCGGTTGTTAATGGTAAAATAATAGATTAAACCTTAAGGCTGTATTTTAATCTGTGAGTCTATTATTTATCAACAAGACTCGCCACCTCGAATGTGTAATTACTTTGGTAGATGGTTTGGGATGGTATTTGCTCATCGGTCTTGATGATGAACACTTCTATCTCATAGTAATCTTCACTTTCGGAAGCCTCGATGTATGTTTTTGCACATTTTCTGGCAATGTTGGCCTCATTCTCATAAAGTTCAGGAAGTTTGCCATCAAATAGCTTTAGCTCTATTCTACTGCTGTCGTTGCTGAAGTCCTTT harbors:
- a CDS encoding Cof-type HAD-IIB family hydrolase, producing MNIKAICTDIDGTLLNKNREISERTIKAIKRLPEDFPVILASSRMPSAMRHLQATMDRLKNPMICYNGGYVIHFNGAEDHFELLDTVKIPLDICHHIADLAAGTDIHVSVYHEDEWYAPQEDFWTDREITSTKVKPLIRPWQEVHDDWNSRKAGAHKVMCMGPAEQIDQIFKVLELEKNEDLHLYRSKDTYIEIAPKAISKASALALLLNHKYSIKMSEVMAFGDNYNDIEMLDAVGHGVAVANAREEVKSVANEITAKNTEDGVALMIEKYLL